In Nakamurella antarctica, the following are encoded in one genomic region:
- the metK gene encoding methionine adenosyltransferase, with translation MASRLFTSESVTEGHPDKICDAISDSILDELLRQDPASRVAVETMVTTGQVHVAGEVTTTAYADIPTIVRDTVLAIGYDSSAKGFDGASCGVNVAIGSQSPDIAQGVDEGYESRTGDDAYGDDAISRQGAGDQGLMFGYACNDTPELMPLPIALAHRLSRRLTAVRKSGAVPYLRPDGKTQVTIEYVGDKAIRLDTVVLSSQHAEDIDLVNLLATDIRQQVVEPELGQLDIITDGYKLFVNPTGRFVIGGPMGDAGLTGRKIIVDTYGGMARHGGGAFSGKDPSKVDRSAAYAMRWVAKNVVAAGLAERIEVQVAYAIGKVEPVGLFVETFGTEQIDPAKIGDAISQVFDLRPGAIIRDLDLLRPIYAPTAAYGHFGRTDIDLPWEKLDRVDALKAALNF, from the coding sequence GTGGCATCCCGCCTCTTCACCTCTGAATCCGTCACAGAAGGCCACCCGGACAAGATCTGCGATGCCATCAGCGATTCGATCCTGGACGAACTGCTTCGACAGGACCCCGCAAGCCGCGTGGCGGTCGAGACCATGGTTACCACCGGCCAAGTGCACGTCGCTGGCGAGGTAACCACCACCGCCTACGCCGACATCCCGACCATCGTTCGGGACACGGTGCTCGCTATCGGTTACGACTCTTCCGCCAAGGGTTTTGACGGAGCCTCGTGTGGCGTGAACGTCGCGATCGGTTCGCAGTCCCCAGATATTGCCCAAGGTGTCGACGAGGGCTACGAGTCGCGGACGGGCGACGACGCCTACGGCGATGACGCCATCTCTCGGCAAGGCGCTGGCGATCAGGGTTTGATGTTCGGTTACGCCTGCAACGACACGCCGGAGTTGATGCCGCTGCCGATCGCGTTGGCCCACAGGCTTTCTCGCCGGCTGACGGCGGTGCGCAAGTCCGGCGCAGTGCCCTACCTTCGTCCCGACGGCAAGACCCAGGTCACCATCGAATACGTCGGCGACAAAGCCATCAGATTGGACACCGTCGTGCTGTCCAGCCAGCATGCCGAAGACATCGACCTGGTGAACTTGTTGGCCACCGACATTCGCCAGCAGGTGGTGGAGCCCGAACTTGGGCAACTCGACATCATCACTGACGGATACAAGCTGTTCGTCAACCCGACCGGGCGCTTTGTGATCGGTGGCCCCATGGGCGACGCGGGTCTGACCGGCCGCAAGATCATCGTCGACACCTACGGCGGAATGGCCCGTCACGGGGGTGGCGCGTTCTCCGGAAAGGATCCGTCAAAGGTGGACCGTTCTGCCGCGTACGCCATGCGGTGGGTGGCCAAGAACGTTGTTGCTGCCGGCCTTGCCGAGCGCATCGAAGTTCAAGTGGCGTACGCCATCGGCAAGGTGGAACCGGTGGGATTGTTCGTGGAGACATTTGGTACCGAACAGATCGACCCGGCGAAGATTGGCGACGCCATCTCACAGGTCTTCGATCTGCGGCCCGGTGCCATCATCCGTGACCTTGACCTCCTTCGCCCCATTTACGCCCCGACCGCGGCCTACGGCCACTTCGGCCGGACAGACATTGATTTGCCCTGGGAGAAGCTCGACCGGGTCGACGCGTTGAAAGCCGCGCTGAACTTCTAG
- the rpoZ gene encoding DNA-directed RNA polymerase subunit omega, which yields MTPAQIAAAGITYPPIDELLTKTSSKYALSIYAAKRARQINDYYAQLNEGLMDYVGPLVEPLPKEKPLSIALREINASLLDHTEGV from the coding sequence ATGACCCCGGCACAGATCGCCGCGGCAGGTATTACCTACCCGCCGATCGACGAGCTGCTCACCAAGACCAGCTCAAAGTACGCACTGTCGATCTACGCGGCTAAGAGGGCACGCCAGATCAACGACTATTACGCGCAGCTCAATGAGGGCCTGATGGATTACGTCGGTCCGCTAGTGGAGCCGTTGCCGAAGGAAAAGCCTCTTTCGATTGCTCTGCGTGAAATCAACGCGAGCCTGCTGGACCACACCGAAGGCGTGTGA